A genomic region of Salvelinus namaycush isolate Seneca chromosome 7, SaNama_1.0, whole genome shotgun sequence contains the following coding sequences:
- the LOC120050467 gene encoding small ubiquitin-related modifier 1-like, producing the protein MSDTETKPSSGDGSEKKDGEYIKLKVIGQDNSEIHFKVKMTTHLKKLKESYSQRQGVPMNTLRFLFEGQRISDNQTPKELGMEDEDVIEVYQEQTGGLWND; encoded by the exons ATGTCAGACACG GAGACAAAACCCTCAAGTGGAGATGGAAGTGAGAAGAAAGATGGAGAGTACATTAAACTGAAGGTGATTGGTCAG GACAACAGCGAAATTCACTTCAAAGTGAAGATGACAACACATCTAAAGAAGCTAAAGGAATCGTACAGTCAAAGACAG GGTGTACCAATGAACACCCTAAGGTTTCTTTTTGAAGGACAGAGAATCTCAGACAACCAAACCCCCAAAGAG ctTGGAAtggaagatgaggatgtcattgAAGTGTATCAGGAACAGACCGGTGGACTTTGGAATGATTAG
- the LOC120051282 gene encoding frizzled-7-like, producing the protein MAVRITCEWIWITGCALVTVCLLLEPCTGQYHGEKGISIPEHGFCQPISIPLCTDIAYNQTIMPNLLGHTSQEDAGLEVHQFYPLVKVQCSMDLKFFLCSMYAPVCTVLEQAIPPCRSLCERARQGCEALMNKFGFQWPERLRCENFPVHGAGEICVGQNTSDTDIATSDPTPNLPELMTLHPNIGRPAAQPFSCPLQLQVPTYLNYKFLGVKDCGAPCESTKPNGLMYFREEELKFGKLWVGIWSILCCVSTLFTVLTYLVDMRRFRYPERPIIFLSGCYFMVAVAYTAGFFLEDKVVCIDKFKEDGYKTVAQGTKKEGCTILFMILYFFGMASSIWWVILSLTWFLSAGMKWGHEAIEANSQYFHLAAWAVPAVKTITILAMGQVDGDLLTGVCYVGIYNVDSLRGFVLAPLFVYLFIGTSFLLAGFVSLFRIRTIMKHDGTKTEKLEKLMVRIGVFSVLYTVPATIVIACYFYEQAFRDQWEKTWHMQTCKRFAVPCPANNFAPMTPDFTVFMIKYLMTMIVGITSGFWIWSGKTLQSWCRFYKRLSNSNQGETTV; encoded by the coding sequence ATGGCGGTAAGGATAACCTGTGAGTGGATTTGGATAACGGGGTGCGCGCTGGTGACTGTTTGCCTTCTGCTGGAGCCGTGTACCGGTCAGTATCATGGCGAGAAAGGCATTTCTATACCAGAACACGGTTTTTGTCAACCAATTTCCATTCCCCTCTGCACGGACATTGCCTATAATCAAACCATCATGCCGAATCTTTTGGGACACACAAGCCAGGAGGATGCGGGGCTGGAGGTCCATCAGTTTTACCCGCTCGTAAAGGTCCAGTGTTCCATGGACCTTAAGTTTTTCTTGTGTTCCATGTACGCACCGGTGTGCACAGTTCTAGAACAGGCCATCCCCCCATGTCGATCACTGTGCGAGCGCGCACGCCAGGGCTGCGAGGCGCTCATGAACAAGTTCGGGTTTCAATGGCCAGAGAGACTCCGCTGCGAGAACTTCCCCGTCCACGGCGCTGGGGAGATCTGTGTGGGTCAAAACACTTCAGACACGGACATCGCTACCTCGGACCCCACTCCCAACCTGCCTGAGCTCATGACCTTACACCCAAACATCGGTCGCCCTGCTGCCCAGCCCTTCTCCTGTCCCCTACAACTTCAGGTCCCAACCTACCTCAACTACAAATTCCTGGGGGTGAAAGACTGTGGTGCCCCATGCGAGTCCACCAAGCCCAACGGACTAATGTATTTCCGCGAGGAGGAACTGAAATTCGGCAAACTCTGGGTGGGTATCTGGTCTATCTTGTGTTGTGTGAGTACACTGTTCACTGTGCTCACATACTTGGTAGACATGAGGAGGTTTCGCTACCCGGAGAGGCCCATCATCTTCCTCTCAGGCTGCTACTTCATGGTGGCGGTGGCCTATACAGCAGGCTTCTTCCTGGAGGATAAAGTGGTCTGCATAGACAAGTTTAAAGAGGACGGTTACAAGACAGTGGCCCAGGGCACCAAGAAAGAGGGCTGCACCATCCTGTTCATGATCCTCTACTTTTTTGGCATGGCTAGCTCCATATGGTGGGTCATCCTGTCCCTCACCTGGTTCCTGTCTGCTGGTATGAAGTGGGGTCACGAGGCCATCGAGGCCAACTCGCAATACTTCCACCTAGCGGCTTGGGCGGTACCGGCTGTCAAAACCATCACTATCCTGGCCATGGGGCAGGTGGATGGGGATCTTCTCACAGGGGTGTGCTACGTCGGCATCTACAACGTGGATTCATTACGAGGGTTCGTCCTGGCCCCCCTGTTCGTCTACCTCTTCATCGGAACCTCGTTCCTCCTGGCCGGCTTCGTGTCTCTGTTCCGCATCAGAACCATCATGAAGCACGACGGCACCAAGACGGAGAAACTAGAGAAGCTGATGGTGAGAATCGGCGTGTTCAGCGTCCTGTACACCGTCCCCGCCACCATCGTCATCGCCTGCTACTTTTACGAGCAGGCCTTCCGCGACCAATGGGAGAAGACCTGGCACATGCAGACGTGTAAACGCTTCGCAGTGCCGTGCCCGGCCAACAACTTTGCCCCGATGACCCCGGACTTCACGGTGTTCATGATCAAGTACCTGATGACTATGATTGTGGGCATCACGTCTGGGTTCTGGATCTGGTCGGGGAAAACATTACAGAGTTGGTGCAGGTTTTACAAACGGCTCAGTAACAGCAACCAAGGAGAGACAACCGTATGA